The Agromyces mariniharenae genome includes a window with the following:
- a CDS encoding C1 family peptidase, whose amino-acid sequence MTRPNIDLRERLAPGIHDQGPRPTCVPFAVSLAHESNRYQARDPAAALAPEAIWEHAWNRGLAGHNGMDLAHANDALRERGQPEDQNWPYDATLGSDTEPPPLSAGVPPWHVAELSTIPLALDGVEDAVEDSIAAGRVVVLVLGVTAAFDYPDADGLILPSPGPGHRGLHAVAAVGAAEVAGSGRCLLIQNSWGEGWGLGGYGWLHPSYIQGLGISAHEVLRLPMRTPVRTDVTTVTRAR is encoded by the coding sequence ATGACTAGACCGAATATCGACCTTCGTGAGCGTCTTGCGCCCGGCATTCACGACCAAGGCCCAAGACCAACCTGCGTGCCCTTCGCGGTCTCATTGGCACACGAGTCGAATCGTTATCAGGCGCGGGACCCCGCCGCCGCGCTCGCGCCTGAGGCGATTTGGGAGCACGCCTGGAATCGCGGTCTCGCTGGGCACAACGGCATGGACCTAGCGCACGCCAACGACGCACTGCGAGAGCGCGGTCAGCCAGAGGACCAGAATTGGCCTTACGATGCGACACTCGGCTCAGATACCGAGCCGCCGCCCCTAAGTGCCGGAGTACCACCGTGGCACGTCGCAGAGCTCAGCACCATTCCTCTGGCCTTGGATGGCGTCGAGGACGCCGTCGAGGATTCGATAGCGGCGGGCCGAGTGGTGGTCCTCGTTCTCGGCGTAACGGCTGCATTCGACTACCCGGACGCGGATGGGCTGATCCTTCCTTCGCCGGGGCCTGGGCACCGAGGGCTACACGCGGTCGCAGCAGTCGGTGCTGCTGAAGTCGCGGGCTCCGGCCGATGCCTGTTGATCCAGAACAGCTGGGGGGAGGGTTGGGGCCTCGGGGGCTACGGCTGGCTTCACCCCTCCTACATTCAGGGTCTGGGAATCTCCGCACATGAAGTTCTCCGACTCCCCATGCGCACACCTGTCCGCACGGACGTGACCACGGTGACCCGCGCGCGCTAG
- a CDS encoding PadR family transcriptional regulator yields the protein MSDSYMGGGGFAGSSSNWGQGAPGPNLWDALNQLRGMFEQKAGPRMGRGDVRAAVLALLAEKPMHGYQIISEIAERSGGAWKPSAGSVYPTLQLLTDEGLVTAEEADGRKTYSLTEAGRAEAEASADRPAPWQTSSPRDFGPGGALPKAGIELAQAAAQIQRSGTPEQVKQAVEVLDDARRRLYSILAQG from the coding sequence ATGAGCGATTCGTACATGGGCGGCGGCGGCTTCGCCGGTTCGTCGAGCAACTGGGGCCAAGGCGCTCCCGGCCCGAACCTGTGGGACGCCCTCAACCAGCTCCGCGGCATGTTCGAGCAGAAGGCCGGCCCGCGAATGGGCCGCGGCGACGTCCGCGCGGCGGTGCTCGCGCTCCTCGCTGAGAAGCCGATGCACGGCTACCAGATCATCAGCGAGATCGCCGAGCGCAGCGGCGGCGCGTGGAAGCCGAGCGCGGGCTCGGTGTATCCGACGCTGCAGCTGCTCACCGACGAGGGGCTCGTCACCGCAGAGGAGGCGGATGGCCGCAAGACCTACTCGCTGACGGAAGCGGGACGGGCGGAGGCCGAGGCATCCGCTGATCGCCCGGCGCCGTGGCAGACCTCGAGCCCGCGCGACTTCGGACCCGGCGGGGCGCTGCCCAAGGCCGGCATCGAGCTCGCGCAGGCGGCGGCGCAGATCCAGCGTTCGGGCACGCCCGAGCAGGTGAAGCAGGCGGTCGAGGTGCTCGACGACGCGCGTCGTCGGCTCTACTCGATCCTCGCCCAGGGCTGA
- a CDS encoding ABC1 kinase family protein, which translates to MPDVGNTRARYRRILRFAARYIVQTWWYELVLPRIGLGKVAARGREARLTTIARHFHALAVDLGGLMIKVGQYMSSRLDVLPPEITRELAGLQDEVPPVPFDAIRQLAEAELGVPLERAYASFDPTPLAAASLGQAHRATLSPLDAADMGYDEAVVKVQRPGIETIVDVDLSALRRVAGWLSRVRFVANHVDVPSLVEEFATTSLEEIDYLHEAANAERFAARFAGDPRVAAPEVVWERTTRRVLTLADVTAIKINDRAALLAAGIDPKAVAKQFATVMFDQLFRDGYFHADPHPGNIFVTPVERVTDAASPAARGTDAASPASNVTAAASPRSSPAYRLTFIDFGMMGEVPDGLRRGLQQLMLAVAARDGKRLVESIRGVGILLPSADTAELERAMSELFARFGGMGLAEVRQVDERELRSFAIEFGEVVRALPFTLPDNFLLIIRAMSLTSGMCSSLDPDFNMWDAVEPYAAQLLRDERGNFVQALGQQALSYASTLAGLPQRVDALATRIEDGRVVASSPKIEHRMVRLENAAQRVVSAVLFVGLFLGGVLLRNDEPVWGITLMVLSVIPFLHAVFAGLFGRRRGPR; encoded by the coding sequence ATGCCCGATGTGGGGAACACTCGCGCCCGCTACCGGCGGATCCTTCGATTCGCCGCGCGATACATCGTCCAGACGTGGTGGTACGAGCTCGTGCTGCCGCGCATCGGCTTGGGCAAGGTCGCGGCGCGCGGGCGCGAGGCGCGGCTGACGACGATCGCCCGGCACTTCCACGCGCTCGCTGTCGACCTCGGCGGCCTCATGATCAAGGTCGGTCAGTACATGTCGTCGCGGCTCGACGTGCTGCCGCCCGAGATCACGCGCGAGCTGGCCGGCCTCCAAGACGAAGTGCCGCCCGTGCCGTTCGACGCGATCCGGCAGCTCGCCGAGGCCGAGCTGGGCGTGCCGCTCGAGCGGGCGTATGCGTCGTTCGACCCGACACCGCTCGCCGCGGCATCCCTCGGCCAGGCGCACCGCGCCACGCTCTCGCCGCTCGACGCCGCCGACATGGGCTACGACGAGGCCGTCGTCAAGGTGCAGCGACCGGGCATCGAGACGATCGTCGACGTCGACCTGTCGGCGCTGCGTCGCGTCGCCGGATGGCTCAGCCGCGTGCGATTCGTCGCGAACCATGTGGACGTCCCGTCCCTCGTCGAGGAGTTCGCCACCACGAGCCTCGAGGAGATCGACTACCTGCACGAGGCGGCCAACGCCGAGCGATTCGCCGCGAGGTTCGCCGGCGACCCGCGCGTCGCCGCGCCCGAGGTCGTCTGGGAGCGCACCACGCGCCGCGTGCTGACGCTCGCCGACGTGACCGCCATCAAGATCAACGACCGCGCGGCCCTGCTGGCCGCGGGCATCGACCCGAAGGCCGTCGCGAAGCAGTTCGCGACCGTCATGTTCGACCAGCTCTTCCGCGACGGCTACTTCCATGCAGACCCGCACCCCGGCAACATCTTCGTCACGCCGGTCGAGCGGGTGACGGATGCCGCGTCGCCGGCCGCGAGGGGCACGGATGCCGCGTCGCCGGCCTCGAACGTGACGGCTGCGGCATCCCCTCGCTCGTCGCCGGCCTACCGGCTCACGTTCATCGACTTCGGCATGATGGGCGAGGTGCCCGACGGATTGCGCCGCGGCCTGCAGCAGCTCATGCTCGCGGTCGCCGCGCGCGACGGAAAGCGCCTCGTCGAGAGCATCCGCGGTGTCGGCATCCTGCTGCCGTCGGCCGACACGGCCGAGCTCGAACGCGCGATGTCCGAGCTGTTCGCCCGCTTCGGCGGGATGGGCCTGGCCGAGGTGCGGCAGGTCGACGAGCGCGAGCTGCGCAGCTTCGCGATCGAGTTCGGCGAGGTGGTGCGGGCGCTGCCGTTCACGCTGCCCGACAACTTCCTCCTCATCATCCGGGCGATGTCGCTGACCTCTGGCATGTGCAGCTCGCTCGACCCCGACTTCAACATGTGGGACGCCGTCGAGCCCTACGCCGCGCAACTCCTGCGCGACGAGCGCGGCAATTTCGTGCAGGCGCTCGGGCAGCAGGCGCTGTCGTATGCGAGCACGCTCGCCGGGCTCCCCCAGCGCGTCGACGCACTCGCGACCCGTATCGAGGACGGGCGCGTGGTCGCGAGCTCACCGAAGATCGAGCACCGGATGGTGCGACTCGAGAACGCGGCCCAGCGGGTCGTCTCGGCGGTGCTGTTCGTCGGCCTGTTCCTCGGCGGGGTCCTGCTCCGCAACGACGAGCCGGTGTGGGGCATCACGCTGATGGTGCTGTCGGTGATCCCGTTCCTGCATGCCGTGTTCGCCGGGCTGTTCGGCCGGCGGCGCGGGCCGCGGTGA
- a CDS encoding nitroreductase family deazaflavin-dependent oxidoreductase, with translation MNDTPQQSRPQVPRASGGPPRRLVNATAPVARALAGRRWTPIWAIIRHRGRRSGTAYETPIAVVPTTDASIIMIGLPWGGTTNWARNVVASGGASLRWKGRDVELVHPRIVDAAEAERRAKAPFRPVLKRFPAAIVFERV, from the coding sequence ATGAACGACACGCCCCAACAGTCCCGACCGCAAGTGCCGCGCGCCTCGGGCGGGCCGCCCCGCCGGCTCGTGAACGCGACCGCGCCCGTCGCACGAGCCCTGGCGGGCCGCCGCTGGACCCCGATCTGGGCGATCATCCGCCACCGAGGGCGCCGGAGCGGCACCGCGTACGAGACGCCGATCGCGGTGGTGCCGACGACGGATGCCTCCATCATCATGATCGGCTTGCCGTGGGGCGGGACGACCAACTGGGCGCGCAACGTCGTGGCATCCGGTGGCGCATCCCTCCGGTGGAAGGGGCGCGATGTCGAACTGGTGCATCCGCGGATCGTCGACGCCGCTGAGGCCGAGCGTCGCGCGAAGGCGCCGTTCCGGCCGGTGCTCAAGCGCTTCCCTGCGGCGATCGTGTTCGAGCGGGTTTGA
- the sigJ gene encoding RNA polymerase sigma factor SigJ, which yields MTEFADLWTAHRPVVRDVAYRVLGSVAEAEDVTQETYIRLLARGDEPDAAPLDDPRAWLVTVASRLSIDRLRAHEHSRRGYVGPWLPEPIVTDDRILPEDRVTLDDSVRMALLVVLEQLTPAERTAFLLHDVFDLGFDRIADVLGVSPASARQSASRARKRIAAHGEARFAVDPVAARRLTERFAVAASDGDLDGLVEVLATDAAGHFDSGGVFPDAPTEVVVGAERVGRRFLAAVGGLGVDFEVAEVNGEPGIVVRRRGRVLAVLALEFADGRISAIHGVGNPKKLGHVR from the coding sequence ATGACCGAGTTCGCCGACCTCTGGACCGCGCACCGGCCCGTCGTGCGCGACGTCGCCTACCGGGTGCTGGGTTCCGTGGCCGAGGCCGAGGATGTCACCCAGGAGACCTACATCCGGCTGCTCGCTCGCGGCGACGAGCCCGACGCGGCGCCGCTCGACGACCCGCGCGCCTGGCTCGTGACGGTGGCGTCGCGACTCTCGATCGACCGGCTGCGCGCGCACGAGCATTCCCGCCGCGGGTACGTCGGGCCCTGGCTGCCTGAGCCGATCGTCACCGACGATCGCATCCTCCCCGAGGACCGGGTCACCCTCGACGACTCGGTGCGGATGGCGCTGCTCGTCGTGCTCGAGCAGCTCACGCCCGCGGAGCGCACGGCGTTCCTCCTCCACGACGTCTTCGACCTGGGGTTCGACCGCATCGCGGACGTCCTCGGGGTGAGCCCGGCGAGCGCGCGGCAGTCCGCCTCGCGTGCGCGGAAGCGGATCGCCGCGCACGGCGAAGCCCGGTTCGCCGTCGACCCCGTCGCCGCCCGCCGGCTGACGGAGCGATTCGCCGTCGCGGCATCCGACGGCGACCTCGATGGGCTGGTCGAGGTGCTCGCGACGGATGCCGCGGGCCACTTCGACTCGGGTGGCGTCTTCCCGGACGCGCCGACCGAGGTGGTCGTCGGTGCCGAGAGGGTCGGCCGTCGATTCCTCGCTGCAGTGGGCGGTCTCGGCGTCGACTTCGAGGTCGCGGAGGTGAACGGCGAACCCGGGATCGTCGTTCGCCGCCGGGGTCGGGTGCTCGCCGTGCTCGCGCTCGAGTTCGCCGACGGCCGGATCTCGGCCATCCACGGCGTCGGGAATCCGAAGAAGCTCGGGCACGTGCGGTGA
- a CDS encoding HNH endonuclease signature motif containing protein: MEQPPQHEQPLPLIALERDVAALCEAWTGSLPAAGAISGGAQVEVEQMSDSGLVRVTDALAMVRRGVDVMLARVAAEVTKRSAQEFGDTGLAKAQGFHNPVRLIAASTGASRADAQKLVAVGTATATRQTFTGERLPARHPHVAAALDAAKIGIEAASAITSMLDRASARAEATSIDHVEAALVDLAATVPLETLVRGVREAEARLDPDGVEPREELLRMERSLTMREDGRGMVNLHARLDPESAAPVKAAIEALVSDVLRRREPGDGDPDPVVDDHRSIPQIQADALAALARHALGCTQTLTPLAKTTVVVRVDLDTLVTGLGHARIDGLDQPISAGTARRMAADAELIPAVLGRESLPLDLGRAARLFTKAQRLALGERDGGCASCGQNIAYVEAHHIFWWLRDAGPTDLSNGVLLCSFCHHMIHRDGWEIRPGATEVWFIPPPHVDPAQVPRLGGRARFELQRRQAA; this comes from the coding sequence ATGGAACAGCCCCCACAGCACGAGCAGCCGCTGCCGCTCATCGCGCTCGAGCGCGACGTCGCGGCGCTGTGCGAGGCGTGGACCGGGTCCCTGCCGGCCGCAGGTGCCATCAGCGGAGGTGCGCAGGTCGAGGTCGAGCAGATGAGCGACAGCGGGCTCGTGCGGGTCACCGATGCGCTGGCGATGGTTCGGCGAGGGGTCGACGTCATGCTCGCGAGGGTCGCGGCGGAGGTGACGAAGCGATCGGCGCAGGAGTTCGGTGACACCGGGCTCGCGAAGGCCCAGGGATTCCACAACCCGGTGCGACTCATCGCCGCGTCGACCGGAGCATCCCGAGCCGACGCGCAGAAGCTGGTCGCCGTGGGCACCGCCACCGCGACCCGGCAGACGTTCACCGGTGAGCGGCTGCCCGCGCGGCATCCGCATGTCGCCGCTGCGCTGGACGCAGCGAAGATCGGCATCGAGGCGGCGTCAGCGATCACTTCGATGCTCGACCGGGCGTCGGCGAGGGCCGAGGCGACCAGCATCGATCACGTCGAGGCGGCGCTCGTCGACCTGGCAGCGACGGTGCCGCTCGAGACGCTCGTTCGCGGCGTGCGAGAAGCGGAGGCGCGACTCGATCCCGACGGGGTCGAGCCGCGCGAGGAGCTGCTGCGCATGGAGCGTTCGTTGACGATGCGTGAAGACGGGCGGGGCATGGTCAACCTGCACGCCCGCCTCGACCCCGAGAGCGCCGCGCCGGTGAAGGCTGCGATCGAGGCGCTGGTCAGCGACGTGCTCCGGCGACGCGAACCCGGCGACGGCGATCCCGATCCCGTCGTCGACGACCACCGGTCGATCCCGCAGATCCAGGCCGACGCGCTCGCGGCGCTCGCCCGCCACGCGCTCGGCTGCACGCAGACGCTCACGCCGCTCGCGAAGACCACCGTGGTCGTGCGCGTCGACCTCGACACCCTCGTCACCGGGCTCGGACACGCGCGGATCGACGGACTCGATCAGCCCATCTCCGCCGGCACGGCGCGCCGCATGGCGGCGGACGCCGAGCTGATCCCCGCCGTCCTCGGTAGGGAGAGCCTCCCGCTCGACCTCGGAAGGGCGGCACGGCTGTTCACCAAGGCCCAGCGGCTCGCACTCGGCGAGCGCGACGGCGGTTGCGCGTCATGCGGCCAGAACATCGCATACGTCGAAGCACATCACATCTTCTGGTGGCTCCGCGATGCCGGCCCGACCGACCTCTCGAACGGGGTCCTCCTCTGCAGTTTCTGCCATCACATGATCCACCGCGACGGGTGGGAGATCCGCCCGGGCGCGACCGAGGTGTGGTTCATCCCACCGCCGCACGTCGACCCGGCGCAGGTGCCACGACTCGGAGGTCGGGCCCGCTTCGAATTGCAGCGACGCCAGGCGGCGTGA
- a CDS encoding PRC-barrel domain-containing protein, whose product MSATWDAWTYRTSAARTAQSADIVGYEVHATDGHIGKVDEATYDVGASQIVVDTGPWIFGRKVLLPAGTIDRVDDAEERVYVDLTKDQIKDSPELDEGTNWDDATYRERVGGYYSGFYGY is encoded by the coding sequence ATGAGCGCCACATGGGACGCGTGGACCTACCGCACGTCAGCCGCGCGCACCGCGCAGAGCGCAGACATCGTCGGGTACGAGGTGCACGCCACCGATGGCCACATCGGCAAGGTGGATGAGGCGACCTACGACGTCGGCGCGAGCCAAATCGTCGTCGACACCGGCCCATGGATCTTCGGTCGCAAGGTCCTGCTGCCGGCTGGGACCATCGACCGAGTCGATGACGCCGAGGAGCGGGTGTATGTGGACCTGACCAAGGACCAGATCAAGGACTCACCCGAACTCGACGAAGGAACCAACTGGGATGACGCCACCTACCGAGAGCGGGTCGGCGGCTATTACAGCGGGTTCTACGGCTACTGA
- a CDS encoding ASCH domain-containing protein, protein MQNAPIDEAAAREFWGQYRAAHPAQATDSELPPAENFGDHPELTDELLELVLAGTKRATAGLVKEFELDEQPLPRIGSHWIACDSHGRPRVILRSVELRVGDFTTADEAFAFDEGEDDRSLATWREGHSRYWRRVGAASGFEWTERDEIVFERFEVVWPEFAR, encoded by the coding sequence ATGCAGAACGCCCCGATCGACGAAGCGGCCGCGCGCGAGTTCTGGGGGCAGTACCGAGCCGCTCACCCGGCGCAGGCGACCGACTCGGAGCTGCCCCCGGCCGAGAACTTCGGCGACCACCCCGAGCTCACCGACGAACTGCTCGAGCTCGTGCTCGCCGGCACGAAGCGTGCGACCGCAGGCCTGGTGAAGGAGTTCGAGCTCGACGAGCAGCCGCTTCCGAGGATCGGCAGTCACTGGATCGCGTGCGACTCGCACGGGCGACCGCGAGTCATCCTGCGCAGCGTCGAGCTGCGCGTCGGCGACTTCACGACCGCCGACGAGGCGTTCGCGTTCGACGAAGGCGAGGACGACCGATCACTCGCAACGTGGCGCGAGGGTCACAGCCGGTACTGGCGCCGCGTCGGTGCCGCGTCGGGCTTCGAGTGGACGGAACGGGACGAGATCGTCTTCGAGCGCTTCGAAGTGGTGTGGCCGGAGTTCGCCAGATGA
- a CDS encoding NAD(P)H-binding protein, translating into MTHLRTAITGGTGFVGRHLAERLGPEASVVVSRRTGVDTADVDALAAAFAGCDVVAHCAGINREIGDQTYRRVHIEGTANVIEAAKRAGVGKVIMLSFLRARPDCGSPYHESKWAAEELIRDSGLDYTILKAGMIYGRGDHLIDHLSHTVQTLPVFATVGFRERPIRPIPIEDLTDILEAAVDARMSRETVAVVGAEQLNLSKAVRRVASVVDRRVIVVPWPVWAQYALAQVAEWTMKVPLVSKAQVRMLAEGVTDAAPPATSVPEDLRPRRMFTADQIRGALPEPGGFGWRDLRVSR; encoded by the coding sequence ATGACCCATCTCCGCACCGCGATCACCGGCGGCACCGGATTCGTCGGACGCCACTTGGCCGAACGGCTCGGGCCCGAGGCATCCGTCGTCGTCTCGCGCCGCACCGGCGTCGACACCGCCGACGTCGATGCGCTCGCCGCCGCGTTCGCAGGGTGCGATGTGGTTGCGCACTGCGCGGGCATCAACCGCGAGATCGGCGACCAGACCTACCGGCGCGTGCACATCGAGGGCACGGCCAACGTGATCGAGGCGGCGAAGCGAGCCGGCGTCGGCAAGGTCATCATGCTGAGCTTCCTGCGGGCACGACCCGACTGCGGATCGCCGTACCACGAGTCGAAGTGGGCCGCCGAGGAGCTCATCCGCGACTCCGGCTTGGACTACACGATCCTGAAGGCGGGCATGATCTACGGCCGGGGCGACCACCTCATCGACCACCTCAGCCACACGGTGCAGACGCTGCCGGTCTTCGCGACCGTCGGCTTCCGCGAGCGCCCGATCCGGCCCATCCCGATCGAGGACCTCACCGACATCCTCGAAGCAGCAGTCGACGCACGGATGTCGCGCGAGACCGTCGCGGTCGTCGGCGCCGAACAGCTGAACCTGTCGAAGGCCGTGCGGCGCGTGGCATCCGTCGTCGACCGCCGAGTGATCGTGGTGCCGTGGCCGGTGTGGGCGCAGTACGCGCTCGCGCAGGTCGCCGAGTGGACGATGAAGGTGCCGCTCGTCTCGAAGGCGCAGGTGCGCATGCTGGCCGAAGGCGTGACGGATGCCGCGCCGCCCGCGACATCCGTGCCCGAAGACCTGCGACCGCGGCGGATGTTCACGGCGGATCAGATTCGCGGTGCGCTGCCCGAACCCGGCGGGTTCGGATGGCGCGACCTGCGGGTCAGCCGCTGA
- a CDS encoding serine hydrolase domain-containing protein, with the protein MRNSRWAVVTVATIAVLVLGGCVAAPAGDGSSPSTAAADASLDADVRAQLEDALDEGFAASGMPGVTVGLWIPGEDEWVATRGVSDLASNEPMDRTNQSKIGSITKTLVGTVALQVIGDGEVGLKLDDTIDEWYPDFPLADEITVRMIMNMSSGIGSPGQAQIDRICADPYSTITPDEMIAIGAATPRADFAPGEGDNYSGFNTFLLGRILEKTTGTDLGTLIDEHLVGPLGMTRSRFAPDGVLAEPLNHGYSEFCPQLPQPTDTTDWANHESWAAGAMLSTIDDLHTWGVALGDGYGLTPELQAARIADRAPGAVAPGYEYGLAVLVHVDPDSGCLLDLSHSGAEPGYGAHVQYFEGSEAVLALIGNGDGGTGEEFAKVLRALLPVLPESVAATSNDACDE; encoded by the coding sequence ATGCGGAACTCGAGATGGGCGGTCGTCACGGTCGCGACGATCGCGGTGCTCGTGTTGGGTGGATGCGTCGCGGCGCCGGCGGGCGACGGTTCGTCGCCGTCGACCGCTGCTGCTGATGCCTCCCTCGACGCCGACGTGCGGGCGCAACTCGAGGACGCGCTCGACGAGGGCTTCGCGGCATCCGGAATGCCCGGTGTGACCGTCGGGCTCTGGATCCCCGGCGAAGACGAATGGGTGGCCACCCGAGGCGTGTCGGACCTCGCCTCGAACGAGCCGATGGACCGGACCAATCAGTCCAAGATCGGGAGCATCACCAAGACCCTGGTCGGCACGGTTGCGCTGCAGGTGATCGGGGATGGAGAGGTCGGACTCAAGCTCGACGACACGATCGACGAGTGGTATCCCGATTTCCCGCTCGCGGACGAGATCACCGTTCGAATGATCATGAACATGTCGAGCGGCATCGGCAGTCCGGGCCAGGCGCAGATCGATCGGATCTGCGCGGATCCGTATTCGACGATCACGCCCGATGAGATGATCGCGATCGGCGCAGCGACGCCGCGTGCGGACTTCGCCCCCGGCGAGGGAGACAACTACTCGGGATTCAACACCTTCCTCCTCGGGCGCATCCTCGAGAAGACGACTGGCACCGACCTCGGCACGCTGATAGACGAGCACCTGGTCGGGCCGCTCGGGATGACGCGCAGCCGGTTCGCTCCCGACGGGGTGCTTGCAGAGCCGCTGAACCACGGCTACTCCGAGTTCTGCCCGCAGCTCCCGCAGCCCACCGACACCACCGACTGGGCCAACCACGAGTCCTGGGCCGCCGGAGCCATGCTCTCGACGATCGACGATCTCCACACCTGGGGCGTCGCACTCGGCGACGGGTATGGGCTCACCCCGGAACTGCAGGCCGCACGCATCGCCGACCGTGCGCCCGGGGCCGTGGCCCCGGGGTACGAGTACGGCCTCGCCGTGCTGGTCCACGTCGACCCCGACTCCGGCTGCCTCCTCGACCTCAGCCACAGCGGCGCCGAGCCGGGATACGGCGCGCACGTGCAGTACTTCGAGGGTTCAGAGGCCGTGCTCGCCCTGATCGGCAACGGCGACGGTGGCACCGGCGAGGAGTTCGCCAAGGTCCTCAGGGCGCTGCTCCCGGTGCTGCCGGAGTCGGTGGCCGCCACCTCGAACGACGCATGTGACGAGTAG
- a CDS encoding GAF domain-containing protein, translated as MEPGEVGIEITPILSASSPEPEFAAQLDALLRRTCRIARALTSAELAAAKLWIGDKSQARKYFSMSEKYAAFRDFRVDPRGDGLHGMRIAPGEVIRLTDAEVLSHPLYQAFGPFADAHPPMRGWLATSVCGDGGRRHGMLQLSDKSSGRDFDEADEANIRELAALIGETLDALRLAAQRRA; from the coding sequence ATGGAGCCCGGTGAGGTCGGGATCGAGATCACGCCGATCCTGTCGGCCTCCTCGCCCGAGCCCGAATTCGCCGCTCAGCTCGACGCGCTGCTGCGCCGCACCTGCAGGATCGCCCGCGCGCTGACCAGCGCCGAGCTGGCGGCCGCCAAGCTCTGGATCGGCGACAAGTCGCAGGCACGCAAGTACTTCAGCATGAGCGAGAAGTACGCCGCGTTCCGTGACTTCCGAGTCGACCCGAGGGGCGACGGCCTGCACGGGATGAGGATCGCACCCGGCGAGGTCATCCGCCTGACGGATGCCGAGGTGCTGTCGCATCCGCTCTACCAGGCCTTCGGGCCGTTCGCCGACGCCCACCCGCCGATGCGTGGATGGCTGGCCACGAGTGTCTGCGGCGACGGCGGTCGACGACACGGCATGCTGCAACTGAGCGACAAGAGCAGTGGGCGCGACTTCGACGAAGCCGACGAGGCGAACATCCGCGAACTCGCAGCCCTGATCGGTGAGACACTCGACGCGCTTCGACTGGCAGCCCAGCGACGGGCGTAG
- a CDS encoding metallopeptidase family protein, whose amino-acid sequence MVEISDDDFERMVGEVYDGLPDDMVRGLENVAILIENQPAGQWPRLYGLYSGRPLKTRGVYGYGELPDRITLFKNNMQARSEDLDALRARVRITLVHEIGHYFGLDDARLRELGWA is encoded by the coding sequence ATGGTCGAGATCTCCGACGACGACTTCGAGCGCATGGTCGGCGAGGTGTACGACGGGCTGCCCGACGACATGGTCCGGGGACTCGAGAACGTCGCGATCCTCATCGAGAACCAGCCGGCGGGGCAGTGGCCGCGGCTGTACGGGCTGTACAGCGGGCGTCCCCTGAAGACGCGCGGGGTCTACGGCTACGGCGAGCTGCCCGACCGGATCACGCTCTTCAAGAACAACATGCAGGCGCGCAGTGAGGATCTCGACGCCTTGCGGGCCCGGGTGCGCATCACGCTCGTGCACGAGATCGGCCACTACTTCGGGCTCGACGACGCTCGGCTGCGGGAGCTCGGCTGGGCATAG